The nucleotide sequence GATCTCCGACGTACGCTACGCCGCGATCTACGACAGTTTTACCATCACGCTCGCGATGCTGCTGGAAGACCTCGGTCTTGCCGGCCGCGGCGAGGCGGCCGCCCGCGTGCGCGCGGGCCATTTCGGCCGTGACGGCGCGATGCCGCTCAACACCCATGGCGGCCTGCTCAGCTACGGCCATTGCGGCGTCGGCGGCGCCATGGCGCATCTGGTCGAGGCGCATTTGCAGATGACGGGGCGGGCAGCCGGCCGCCAGGTGCACGATGCGTCTATCGCGCTCTTGCACGGCGACGGCGGCGTGCTGTCGTCCCATGTCAGCATGTTTCTGGAGCAGGTGCGATGAGCGAGCGAATCGTGGACTGGACCAGGGGCGAGCAGGCCATCACCTTTCAGACCTGCAGCTCATGCGGCCATCTGCAGTATGTCCACCGCGCCTTCTGCGCTGCGTGTGGAACCGCCGACCCGCGCGAGGCGCGCGCCAGCGGCAATGGCAGGGTGTACGCGACCTCTTTGGTCTGCCGCGCCGCCACGCCCGAGACGCGCGCACACGTGCCCTATAACATCCTGCTGGTCGATTGCGCCGAGGGTTTTCGCATGATGGCGCATGGCGATAACGAGATTGCCATCGGCGATGCCGTCACCGCGAGCTTCAGGCCGTTTGCCGGCAAGCTCGTGCCGTACTTCACGAAGGTATCGTGACGGCGCTCAGAGGGATTCGTCATTCGGGGGCGGTCCAAAGGACCGAGCCTGGAACGGGTATTCTGGGCCTGGCCTGTGCGACAGCCACCCCGGAATGACGAAAACTCTCACACAACTCTTACCTAACGCCCGTAGAACAAGATGCTGGCGATGACGAGCATCGCCATCACCGCCAGCATATGCGCAAGCGCTTCCGAGGCCGCCCCCTTGGTGGCTTCCTTCATGCCTTTTCTCCCTAGACTTGGGCGTGACTCATCGTTGTGCGGCTAGCGCACCCAATGGCCAATTATTTTACTCGGAACACCCCATTTGCGAGTACGCGCCGCGATGTGTCCCCACGCGGCGAATATCGACTGTACCAAGGTCGATCAGCAATGCGGCGGCATTTTGACTCGATGATGTTGCTCCTGCGGTCGCGCAAGAATAGAGTTTCGTGGAACTTATCCGGCTCACGACAAAAAGCATCAAAGGCCCAAGACAAAAAACTCAAGGAAAATCATGGCCCGTATCGACTACAGCGACCCGTTTAAGGCATCCGACCGCACCCGCGAAATTCTCGACAAGAACCGCAACGCCAACATCTTCCGGATGATGGCGCACTCGCCGAGCTATTTCGAGCAGTACTGCCGTCTCGGCGGCGCCATCCGCCACAAGGGCGAGCTCGATCCAATCGTGCGCGAGCTCGCGATCACGCGCACCGGCATTTTGTGCGAGGCGCCGTACGAGATCGTCGCGCACAAGCGCATCGGCAAGAATGTCGGGGTCACCGATGAGCAGAACGAGGCGCTCGAGAACTGGCAGGCGGCCAAGTGCTTTGACGAGACGCAGCGCGCCGCGCTCGCCTTCACCGACGAGATCGTGAAATTGAACAAGCCGACGGATGCGACCTTCAAGGCGATCGCGGCGAAGCTGACCCCGGCCGCGCTGGTCGAGCTCCAGCTCTCGGTCGGTTTCTACATCATGACGTCAAAATTCCTTGAGACGTTCGAGATCGATCTCCAGCCCGTCACCGAAGTGGTGGGCTGATCAGGCGCAAGCTGCGAGGGATGGTCATGACGATCGATGAATATGCGGCTTGGGCGGCAAGCGTTGCGAAAGTCGATGAACATCCCTCGAACGAGCGGCTCTCTTATCTCGGGCTCGGCCTCGCCGGCGAATCCGGTGAGGTTGCCGAGCACATCAAGAAGCTGTTGCGCGACGACTGGCTCGACAAGGCGGGTCTCGTCGAAGAGCTCGGCGATGTCATCTATTACTGGGCCTGCCTGTGCGCCGCGACCGGCCAGCAGCCGTCCGGATTGCTCGAGGCCAGCGCCGCCAAGATCAAGCGGCGGATCAGCGAGGCGGCAAGCCGCTGAGCTATGATGCCGAGAAGGCCTCTGTCCACCTCTCCCCGTCGGGGAGAGGTCGGATTGCGCAGCAATCCGGGTGAGGGGGCTACTCAGAATATAGACTGTAACCCCTCACCCGGATCGCATCTTCGATGCGACCCGACCTCTCCCTACGGGAGAGGTGAGCGGGCGCGGCTCACGTCGAGGTCAGGATATCCACCTTGGCGTTGGCGACGATCAGGCGATCGGCGAGCAACTGGGCGAGATTGCGCATGATGCGCTCGCTGGCGCGCGGGTGCTGCTTGCGGAAACGTTCGAAATCTTTCAGGGGGACTTCGAACGCCGTCGCCGCCATGTCGGCAAACACATCGGCCGAGCGCGTCGCCTCCAGCAGCGCCATCTCGCCGAAGGCCATGCCGGCGGTGAGCGTCGCCAGCCTGACGCCGTCCGGCAACGTCACATGGACCGCGCCGCTGCGCAGGAAGAACAGGGAATCGGCAGGATCGCCTGTCGTGATGATCTTCGTGCCGGACCGATAGGTCCTGATCGTGCAGATCGAGGCGAGGTCGGTCAGCTCTTCCTCGGTCATGCCTGATAGCAGCGGCTGCTCGGCAAGCTCGGTGGTCTCGTGAAAATCGATCGAGCCGCCATAGCGGTAGACGATCTGGTCTTCGGCCCATTCGATCGCGGTGTCGAGCAGGTAGAAGTCGCGGACGTTTTTCAGCTCCGCGGTCCATTCCCGCAACGTGTTCCACTCTTTGGACGCCCGCCTGACGCCCGACAGCACCACGGTGACGTTCAGCGCCGCCAGCTCCTCGAACGCTTCGGCGACGAGTCGCGCGCCGGCGCGGGTGGTGGAGGTGACGCGGTGCAGATCGAAGATCACGAATTGCGGTCGCGGCCGTCCCGCCAGCCGCCGTGAAACATAGTCGACCGCCGACAGCGACAGCGTACCGACCAGCTCGATGACACGCACCTCCTGCTCATGCGCCGCCAGGATCTCGCGCTCCTGCTGCCGGCGGACACGTCGCGACGGGCTCTTGCCGATGTCGTAGTCGGCGATGACGGCGTTGCGGGCGTCGTCGCTGCGGTTGAGCATGTGCAAATCGTAATGCGAGGACAGGGCTTCGCAGACCTTGATGCCGCGCACGCTGTTGCCGTGCTTGTCGAGCTTGGGCGAATAGCTGCCGAGGCCGAGGCGGGCAGGGAGCGCTGCCAAAATGCCGCCGCCGACGCCGCTCTTGGCGGGGATGCCGATCCGGTAGATCCATTCGCCGGCATAGTCGTACATGCCTGACGAGGTCATCACCGAGAGCGTGCGCGAGATCGCGTAAGGCGTCAGCACCTGTTCGCCCGTCACCGGATTGATGCCGCGGTTGGCGAGCGTCGCCGCCATCACCGCGATGTCGCGCGCGGTGACCAGCACCGCGCACTGCCGGAAATAGACGTCGAGGACGCCGGCGACATTGTCCGAGATCACCGCGTTGGTCTTGAGCAGATAACCGATGGCGCGGTTGCGGTCGCCGGTCTGGCTTTCGGAGGCGTAGACAGCCTCGTCCACGGCGAGGTCGCGTCCCGCAAAGCGGCCGAGCGCAAGCCGGATCTGCTCGAAGGCATCCGAGCCCTTGCTGTCGTAGATCAGCCCGGTGCAGGCGATCGCGCCGGCATTGACCATCGGGTTGAACGGATGGTTCTCGGAATTGAGCCGGATCGAGTTGAAGGGATCGCCCGAGGGTTCGACGCCGATCGCGCTCTCGACCTTGCCTGCACCGAGCAGGTCCAGCGCCAGCGCGAACACGAACGGCTTCGACATCGACTGGATGGTGAAGGGCACCCTGGAGTCGCCGACCTCGTAGACATGGCCGTCCAGTGTCGCGAGGCTGATGCCGAAATAGGCAGGGTCGGCTTTGCTCAGCTCGGGAATGTAGTCGGCGACCGCGCCTGAGGTCTCGGCGGAGAATTCGTTGAGGCAATTGTCCAGAAACCGCAGCAAAGGCGGTTTCGAGCGGGTCCAGGCGGAGGCGAGAGGCGAGAGCGGTTTCATCGCCTCACTTGTGCAACGCAATCAGGGTGCGCGCAACCCGTCCGGGACCACGGTCTGTCGTCGGACCAGCAGCAGGGCCAGCAAGACTGTCGGCACGAGAATGGCAAGGCCAAGCAGCGTCACCTGCATCTGCGACAGCGGCATGATCCCGCCGCCGGGCGTGGCCACCACGAAGCCGCCGATCACCAGCAGCACGCGGATCGGCCATTCCAGGCTGCCGGCGCCGCGCAGATCGCCGACGAAGGGCTGGTAGCCCTGGATGCCGCCGCAGATGAACAGCGTGCCGAACGCGGCGAGCGCCATCAGGCCGAGGCCGGCCAGATACGGGCTCGGCCCCTGCAGCACCAGCGCCGGATTGAGCACGAAGAAGAACGGGATGAAATAGATGATGCTACCGACCCACATCGATTCCCAGCCGGTCTTCATCGCCGGCGAGCCGGCAATGCCCGCGGCTGCGAAGGAGGCGATCGCGACCGGCGGGGTGATCGACGACAGCATGCCCCAGTAGAAGATGAACATGTGCACGGCCATCTTGTTCAGCCCGAGCTTCTCCAGCGCGGGCGCGACCAGGATGGCGAGGAAGATGTAGCATGCCGTCGTCGTCAGCCCGAGGCCGAGGATCAGGCTGGTGAGGGCGCACATGCCGAGCAGCAGGAGCGCGTTGTCGCCGGCGAGCGTCAAGAGATCGTTGGCAAGGCTCGACACCACGCCGGTCATGGAGAACGCGCCGATCAGGAGGCCGCAGCCAGCGAGGATGCCGACCAGCTCGACGAAGGTGCGGCCGTTGACCTCGAGGAATTTGCCGATGGTGCCGAGCGTCCAGCGCGTGTCCTTGGAAAAGAGCTGGTTGAGCACCAGCAGCAGCGCGGTGGCATAGAACGGCGCATGGCTCTCGCGCTTGAAGTAGAGCAGCATCACGATCAGCAATGCGATGACGAAGACGTAATACCAGCCGTCCTTGATCGTATCCATCACCCGCGGCAGCTCGGCGCGCGGAATGCCCTTGAGCCCGTGACGGGCGGCATAGGAATCGACCTGCATGAACAGGCCGATGTAATAGAGCGCGGCGGGAATGATCGCCGCGAGCGCGACATCGGCGTAGCTGACATTAAGGAATTGCGCGATCACGAAGGCGGTCGCACCCATCACCGGCGGCGCCAGCACCGCGCCGGTGGAGGCGCAAGCCTCGATCGCGCCCGCATACGATGCGCGAAAGCCGCTCTTCTTCATGACGGGGATGGTCATGGTGCCGGCGGTGAGCACGTTGGAAATGATCGAGCCCGACATCATGCCGAGTAGGCCGCTGGCGAAGATGCAGACTTTTGCGGCGCCGCCGCGGAAGGTGCCGCACAGTGCGAAGGCGAGGTTGATGAAGAACTTTCCGGCACCCGTCATCATCAGCGCAGTGCCGAACACGAGGAAGCCGATCACGGTGTCGGCAAAGGCCTGGATGGGAATGCCGAGCAGGCTCTCGCCCGACAGCACGTGATAGGCGGTCGCCTGCTCCAGCGTCGACTGCGTGCCGCGGAACGGCCCGAGCCAGCCGGACTCGGCGAACAGCGGATAGACTGTGAAGGGAAGCACGCTGAGCAGCAGGCTCCAGCCGCCGGTGCGGCGCAGCGCCTCCATCAGCATCACCCACATCACGAGGCCCGCGGCGATCACGCTGTTGGGCGCGCCGCCGAATTCCCAGCCGGCCTCCGCCGCCTTGCGCACGTTCGACATCAACAGCAGCGCCGCCGCGAAGGTCACGACGAAGAAGACGAGGTCGTACCAGGGAATGCGGTCGAGCGGCGCGCGCTCGGTGCCCGGGAAGATCAGGAAGGTGAAGGGCAGCATCAAGGCGATGAGGAGGTAAAAATACTCCGTATTGAGCTGGGTGTAGCCGACGAAGAAACGCAGCGAGAATTGCTGGTTGATGCAGAGCAGGATGGTCGCCGCGGTCGCGACCACGAGCGTCCAGCGCCAGGCGCCGCGCAGCGTGCGGACGCGCGTGACTTCCGCTTCCTGCATGTTGGCGGCGGCGCCGTGCGGATCGTCGAACACGATCCGCTTGGGCTGGTCTTGAGGGTCGGAAATTGAAGCAGACGACATGGTCGACCCCGCGCGTAGGCTATGAAACGCTAACGAATACGAATGGCTGTTGTTTGAATCGATCGGGCCGCGGGCTCGCTTAACCTCTCCCGCTTGCGGGAGAGGTCGCCGCGAAGCGGCGGGTGAGGGCTCCTTCCTCTGGGGGAGCCCCGCCGTGGAGACACCCTCACCCCAACCCTCTCCCACAAGCGGGAGAGGGCGCGCACCTCCATCGTGGAGACTCTCGCGCCCGTTCTCATAGGAGACTAATCCTCGAAGCCGTTCGGCATACCGGCCTTTGCGAGCGCCGCCGCGCGCGCCTTCATCCATCCCTCGAGAAACGTCTTGTCATCCGCGGGCGGATTGGACTTGCCGTAATCGGCCCACGCTGCGCCGAGCACCTCCTGGCGCTTGATCAGCCTGGTGTTGTGCGCCTCCTGCGCGTCGCTCCATTGCCCGGCCTCTTTCAGCGCCTTCACCGCGCCGGGATGCACCGGCACCACCCAGTTCTTGGTCTGCCGGTCGGCCGCGAGACCGCCGGCGCCGGGCGCGGAGTCCTTGTAGGCATCGTAGTTCACGATCATCGCCTTGGTGATGGCATAGACCTGATCCGCCGGCTGCGAAGCATAGGTGACGAAGATCGGATAGGGATAGTTGCCGAGCTCGATCGGCTTCTCCGGCGTGATGCCGGCGCCGCAGGTTGCGACTTGCGGGAAGAAGAACGAGCCGACCTTCTGCATCCGCGCCCAGCCCTCCTTGTCCTTGGCGGGCAAGGGCGGCCAGACCAGGCCGCGCGGCGAGGTCTCGGCTTCCTTGGCGGGGCCGGTGATGGTGGTGCCGAACGCGGCATCGGTGTCGTTGTTGATCAGGCCCTTCCACATTGCGCCGTAGCTTGCGAATTCGACGACCTTGACGTCCTTCTGCGTCAGGCCGGCGAAGGCGAGCACGGCGAGCGAGTTCTGGTTCAGCGCCGGCGAGCCGACCACGAATCCGACGCGCTTGCCCTTGAGGTCCTTCAGCTCCTTGACGCCGGTGTCGGCGGCAACCGCGAGCGAGCCGCAATTGCAGTCGACGGTCGAGAGCAGGATCTGGAGTGGCTGCGGCCCCCATTCCCTGGAGCCGAACTCGAACACGCCCTCCTGCGCGAAATAGGTCCCCGATCCCATCGCCGCGGACGCCGCGCGCTTGGCACGCAGCGGCGCAAGCCGCGCGACGTCGTTGCCGGCGGGGAGCACGCGCACGTCGGTGCCGAACTTGTCCTTCATCATCTTGCCGACGCCGACCGCGATGTTGAACCCGGCGGTGCCGGTGTCATAGGCGGTGAACGTCAACGTCGCCGGCAGCTTGACGTCCTCGGCGAACGAGTAGCGTGTAGACGCAAAAGAAATGCCCGCAACCAAGGCAGGCGCGAGCACGAGCAGCCCACGAAGCATGTTTCCCTCCAACGATCCCCGCTTTGTCGCGAAGATTTTCTTTCTTTGTTTGAAACAACGTTTTGTTTGCAGCCGATCATGTCATCGCGATCAAGCGATGGCAACGCCGTCCGGAGCATGCGGGAATGCGACTGACAGATTGTCGCGGAATCCGCAGTTAATGTTCTCAGTTCGCGACAATCGCGATCGCCTGTCCCTCGGCAACGACGTCGTCGAGTTTCACAAGGAGCGACGTAATCGTGCCGCTCGCGGGCGAGGGCACCGGTATCTCCATCTTCATCGCTTCGACCACTACAACGTCATCGCCATCCGCAACGGTTCCTCCAACTTGCACGGGAGTTGCGCAGATGCGGCCCGCGACCTCCGTGACAATCTTAATTTCTGGCATGCCATCGCCTTTTTGTTGTCGTCGCAAAATGCCTGAGGTAGCGTCGTCTGCAAGCGGAATTTAATTCCGCAGAGCGGAACAGCTGGTAGGGAACATGGGACGACGTTCAGAGCGGTTGAGTAGGCAAGGTGCGCTCGCTGGCGACGCCGGCGAGGGTGATGTCATCCAGGTGGTGTCGCGCGCGTTCGACGTGTTGCGATGCTTCGAGGGCCACGAGGCGCGGCTCGGCAATCTCGAGATTTCGAATCGCTGCGGCCTGCCGCGCTCGACGGTGTCGCGGCTCACGCACACGCTGACGCGGATGGGTCAGCTCGTCTACCTGCCGCGTGATCAAAAGTATCGCATCGGCCCGAGCGCGGTTGCGATGAGCGCCTCGATGATGAAGGGCGCGCAGCTGCGCAGCATGATCCGCCAGCGGCTCCAGGAAGTCGCCGAGCAATTGCCGGGCACTGTCGGCTTGGTCGTGCCCGATCGCTTCAATCTCGTTTATGTGCAATTCGCGCGCTCGGCGGCCGCACTCGGCCTGCACGAGGGCACGGGCAGTCGCATCTCGATGGCCTCGACTGCCGCGGGCGCGGCCTACACCGCGGCGCTGGCGCCGGAAGTCGGCGATGCCTTCATCGCGGACATGGAACGGGAAGCCCCCGAGGCTGCAAAGATCCTGAAGCCCCGCATCGAGGCCAACCGGCAGTCGTTGCGCGAGCGTGGCTATGTCGTCGCCTGCGGTCTCTGGAGCCCGCACATCAACGGGCTCGCGGTGCCGATCTGGTCGCCGCAATATCAGACCTTCGTCGTCATCACGATCGGCCTTCTGTCTTCGATGTACGACGAGCACCGCCTGCATGCGGAGGTCGCGCCGCTGATGGTCGAACTGGGCCGGTCGCTGGCCAGCTTGGTCGAAGGCGCCGAAGGCGACGTCTTCAACAACCGCATCTCGCGTAAACCGGTCGCAATGGCCGTGCACAACAATAACAAGCCGATCAATTCGGAGGGAGTGAATGAACTGGAAGCCGGAACTCGACGAGCTCGCCCGGCGCGAAGCCTTCGCGCGGGAGATGGGCGGCGTTGACAAGGTCAAGCGTCAGCATGACCAGGGCCGACTGACTGTTCGGGAGCGTATCGACAGACTGACCGACAAGGGCAGCTTTCACGAGATCGGTGCCGTCTCCGGCATCGGCGAGTACGATTCCAGCGGCGAGTTGCAGAAATTGACGCCGGCGAACTGCGTGTTCGGCCGCGCGCGCGTCGACGGCCGCACGATCGTGGTGGTCGGCGACGATTTTACGGTCCGCGGCGGCTCGGCCGATGCGTCGATCTCGGCAAAGCCTCTGATGGCGGAGGAGATGGCGCATGACTTCCGTCTGCCCATCGTCCGCATCATTGAGGGATCCGGCGGCGGCGGCTCGGTCAAGACCATCGAGACCAAGGGCGCGGCGAATTTGCCTGGAGGTATCGGCGGCACCCGCTGGTATCGCTTCACGACCGAGAACCTCTCGCGCGTACCGGTCGTTGCGCTCGGCCTCGGCTCGGTCGCAGGGTTAGGTGCCGCGCGCCTCGCCGCCAGCCACTATTCCATCATGACGCGAAAATCCGCGATGTTCGTCGCGGGGCCGCCGGTGGTGAAGGCGCTGGGGCAGGACCTCTCGAAGGAGGAGCTCGGCGGCGCCGACATCCAGACCCGCGCCGGCGCGGTCGACCATGCCGTCGACACCGAGGAGGAGGCTTTTGCCTGCGCGCGGCGCTTCCTGTCTTACCTGCCGTCGTCAGTCTACGAGCTGCCGCCGACCTTGCCCTGTGCCGACAATCCCGAGCGCAGCGACGAGGCGCTGATGAACGCGGTGCCGCGCAACCGCAAGCAGGTCTACAAGATGCGCCCCATCGTCGAACAGGTCGTCGACAAGGGTTCGTTCTTCGAGGTCGCAAAGAATTTCGGCAAGCCCATCATCGTCGGTCTGGCGCGGCTCGAGGGCAGGGCGGTGATGGTGCTCGCCAGCGACAGCTTTCACTATGGCGGCTCCTGGACGGCGGATGCCTGCCAGAAGGTGGTACGCTGGGTCGACTTCGCCGAGACCTTCCACCTGCCGATCGTCTATCTCATGGATTGCCCGGGCTTCATGATCGGTCTCGATGCCGAGAAGGCGGCCACCATCCGCCACGGCGTCCGCGCCATGGCCGCGGTCAACCAGACCACCGTGCCCTGGTGTACCGTGATCCTGCGCAACGCGTTTGGTGTTGCCGGTGTCGTGCATCAGCCCGCCGACCGCTTCTCGATCCGCTACGCCTGGCCGTCGGCCTATTGGGGGTCGCTGCCGCTTGAAGGCGGCATCGAAGCCGCCTACCGCGCCGACATCGATGCGGCCGAGGACAAGGCGTCGAAGCTGGAGGAAATTCAGGGCCGCCTCAACAAGCTGCGCTCGCCGTTCCGCTCGGCCGAAAAGTTCTGGGTCGAGGAGATCATCGATCCCCGCAAGACGCGCTCGCTGCTGTGCGAGTTCGCGCGATTGGCGGAGCCGTTGCGAAAGCCGGGGCCGCCGGAGAACTTTTCGATCAGGCCGTAGGCCCGGCTGTCGTGGCGAACACAACCGTCATTGCGGTCACAGCCGCAGCACCTTGCCCGGATTCATGATGTTCTGCGGGTCGAGCGCGCGCTTGATGGTGCGCATGATGTCGAGCTCGGTCTTCGACCGGTAGTGGTTGAGCTCGTCGAGCTTGTCGATGCCGATGCCGTGCTCCGCCGAGATCGAGCCGCCCATGGAGGTGACGAGATCGTTCACGGCCCGCGTGATGGCGGCCTTGTATTGGGTCAGCGTCTGCTGATCCATGCCTGTGGGCCCCATGAACGAGAAATGCAGATTGCCGTCGCCGATATGCCCCAAAGGATAGGGGCGGATGCTCGGAAGAATGTCGAGCACGGCCTCGAGCCCCTTGTCGATGAAATCGGGTATCCGGGAGATCGCCACCGAAACATCGAAGCTCAGCCCCGGCCCCTCGGCCCGGGACGCCTCGGCCATCGCTTCGCGGATGTGCCACATGTTGCGTGATTGGCTGACCGTCTGCGCGATCGCCGCATCCAGCACGTGGCCAGCTTCGAGTTGATCGGTCAGAAACTGCTCCATCTTCTCGGACATGCCCTCAGTTCCCTCCGGGCGCGCCCGCGCAGATGACCATTCAAGCAGGAGATACCAGGGCGTGTCCGCTTTCAGCGGATCCTGGGTTCCTGGAATGTGGCGCAATGCCAGGTCGATGGCGGCGCGGCTCAACAGCTCGCAGGAGCTGACATTGTCCTCGGATGCCGCGTGCGCCTCGGACAATATCTCCAGCGCCGCGCGCGGATCGCGGATCGCCAGCCATGCCGTGCAGACGTCCTTCGGCGCCGGCCACAGCTTGAGGACGGCCTTGGTAATGATGCCGAGCGTGCCTTCGGCGCCCATGAAGAGGTGCTTGAGGTCGTAGCCCGTGTTGTCCTTCTTGAGCGCGCGCAATCCGTCCCAGACATCGCCGCTCGGCAGCACGACTTCGAGCCCCAGCACGAGATTACGGGCATTGCCATAGCGGAGCACCTGCACGCCGCCGGCATTGGTCGACAGATTGCCGCCGATCATGCATGAGCCCTGGGCACCAAGGCTGAGCGGCAGGAACCTGTCGTGCTGGCTCGCGGTCTCCTGCAGCGTTTGCAGGACGCAGCCGGCCTCGACGGTCATGGCGTAACCGACGGGATCGACGTCCAGCACGCGGTTCATCCGGCCCATCGACAACACGATGCCCGTATGCGCCGGCCAGGGCGTGGCGCCGCCCATCAGGCCGGTGTTGCCACCCTGCGGCACGATCGCGACGCCGTGCTCGTGGCAGAGCCGGACTACTTTCGAGACTTCCTCGGTGCTGCCGGGACGAACGACGGCGCCGGCACCGCCTACCAGCAATCCGCGCCAGTCCGTCACGAACGGCTGCTTGCCGTGGTCGTCCTCGATAAGACCCTTCTCGCCCACGATCGCGCGCAATGATTCGCGCATCCTGGCACTCAATGGAACGGTCGGGATGGTGGGCTCGGAGGATACGGCAACCGGCATTTGCTTCCCCTGGGTACATCTTGGCGTGTACTGCGCACGTGACGTGCTCGGGGGCATTGTCCACGTTTGCGCCGTGGAATCCAACGGCAATGTGGCTTGAACCCGCCGGGCTCGCTCCCCCTCGGGCTCGCGGAGGCCGCGCGGGCTGGCGCCGGCGCATCGTATCGGGCCCCCTCCGGATACCTCATACCCCCCGATCTCTACGGTCGCGTTTAACCGACGTTAATGATGTCTTCTCGATATGGAACATCCCGCCCTGTTGCAGTCCGTGTTTGCGGATTGCCCGTAAGCGTTGATTAAGAAGGCCATATCCATATTGCAGCCTGCGACTGGCGGGCGATCGGCAGCGGTAACCTCACGCTCGCCCCCGATCAAGGATTTCAGGGAAGTGCTTTCTGCCGCCACGACGGCAATCAGGATGAAGGTCATGCTCCGCCGGTTAGTGCTCCGTTTCGCAAGAGATCGGAAGGCCAACATCGCCGTCATCTTCGCGCTCATGACGGTTCCGATCATCTTTCTGCTCGGCATGACGCTCGACTACACCCAGGCCGCGCGCAAGCGGGAGCAATTGAACGCCGCCGCCGACGCGGCCGCGATCGCGGCCGTGAGGCCGGCGATGTTGGCGCAGACCGACCCCGATGTCGTCAAGGCCACCGCGTCAACCGTCTTTGCAGCGAAGGCAAATCTTGCCGGTCTGTCGTCGGTCCCGACGCCGGAGGTTACCGTCGCGGATGTCGGCCTCGCGCGGACCATCACGGTTTCCTACACCGCGCAGTCCGTCAATAATTTCCCCAGCGTTCTCGGCAAGCAAACCTGGCAGGTTAACGGCTCCGCGACGGCGAAGGCTTCGAGCGCGCCCAACATGAACTTCTATCTGCTGATGGATGACTCCCCATCCATGGGGATCGGGGCAACCACGACAGACATCAGCAATCTCATCAAGTACACGGCCTCTGCGTATCAGTCTGCGGCGGGCTCGCAGAATTGCGGCTTCGCCTGTCATGAAACCAACATCGCTAAGGACGGCGGGACCAAGGATAACCTCGCGATCGCGCGACAAAGAAATATCACTTTGCGGATCGATCTCGTGACGAGCGCCGTCAACCAGCTGCTCAATAGCTGGTCGAGCTGCCCGCAGTCGGGCATTTCGGGAGGCGTCATGCAGTGCATGTCGGTGTTGAACAACACCACATACAAAGCGGCGCTCTATACGTTCGACCTGGGTTTGAACGAGCTGGCGAAGCTGACCACCCCGAGCAGCGCCGGAGCCCAGGTTTCCAATATCGCGCTGATGCCGGTCGCCTACCAGAACTGCGTCGTTCCGACGACGAACTGCAAGACCGACAACGGCACAGATATTGCCACCGCG is from Bradyrhizobium xenonodulans and encodes:
- a CDS encoding Zn-ribbon domain-containing OB-fold protein → MSERIVDWTRGEQAITFQTCSSCGHLQYVHRAFCAACGTADPREARASGNGRVYATSLVCRAATPETRAHVPYNILLVDCAEGFRMMAHGDNEIAIGDAVTASFRPFAGKLVPYFTKVS
- a CDS encoding carboxymuconolactone decarboxylase family protein, whose amino-acid sequence is MARIDYSDPFKASDRTREILDKNRNANIFRMMAHSPSYFEQYCRLGGAIRHKGELDPIVRELAITRTGILCEAPYEIVAHKRIGKNVGVTDEQNEALENWQAAKCFDETQRAALAFTDEIVKLNKPTDATFKAIAAKLTPAALVELQLSVGFYIMTSKFLETFEIDLQPVTEVVG
- a CDS encoding nucleoside triphosphate pyrophosphohydrolase family protein; this translates as MTIDEYAAWAASVAKVDEHPSNERLSYLGLGLAGESGEVAEHIKKLLRDDWLDKAGLVEELGDVIYYWACLCAATGQQPSGLLEASAAKIKRRISEAASR
- the glsA gene encoding glutaminase A — translated: MKPLSPLASAWTRSKPPLLRFLDNCLNEFSAETSGAVADYIPELSKADPAYFGISLATLDGHVYEVGDSRVPFTIQSMSKPFVFALALDLLGAGKVESAIGVEPSGDPFNSIRLNSENHPFNPMVNAGAIACTGLIYDSKGSDAFEQIRLALGRFAGRDLAVDEAVYASESQTGDRNRAIGYLLKTNAVISDNVAGVLDVYFRQCAVLVTARDIAVMAATLANRGINPVTGEQVLTPYAISRTLSVMTSSGMYDYAGEWIYRIGIPAKSGVGGGILAALPARLGLGSYSPKLDKHGNSVRGIKVCEALSSHYDLHMLNRSDDARNAVIADYDIGKSPSRRVRRQQEREILAAHEQEVRVIELVGTLSLSAVDYVSRRLAGRPRPQFVIFDLHRVTSTTRAGARLVAEAFEELAALNVTVVLSGVRRASKEWNTLREWTAELKNVRDFYLLDTAIEWAEDQIVYRYGGSIDFHETTELAEQPLLSGMTEEELTDLASICTIRTYRSGTKIITTGDPADSLFFLRSGAVHVTLPDGVRLATLTAGMAFGEMALLEATRSADVFADMAATAFEVPLKDFERFRKQHPRASERIMRNLAQLLADRLIVANAKVDILTST
- a CDS encoding TRAP transporter permease, producing the protein MSSASISDPQDQPKRIVFDDPHGAAANMQEAEVTRVRTLRGAWRWTLVVATAATILLCINQQFSLRFFVGYTQLNTEYFYLLIALMLPFTFLIFPGTERAPLDRIPWYDLVFFVVTFAAALLLMSNVRKAAEAGWEFGGAPNSVIAAGLVMWVMLMEALRRTGGWSLLLSVLPFTVYPLFAESGWLGPFRGTQSTLEQATAYHVLSGESLLGIPIQAFADTVIGFLVFGTALMMTGAGKFFINLAFALCGTFRGGAAKVCIFASGLLGMMSGSIISNVLTAGTMTIPVMKKSGFRASYAGAIEACASTGAVLAPPVMGATAFVIAQFLNVSYADVALAAIIPAALYYIGLFMQVDSYAARHGLKGIPRAELPRVMDTIKDGWYYVFVIALLIVMLLYFKRESHAPFYATALLLVLNQLFSKDTRWTLGTIGKFLEVNGRTFVELVGILAGCGLLIGAFSMTGVVSSLANDLLTLAGDNALLLLGMCALTSLILGLGLTTTACYIFLAILVAPALEKLGLNKMAVHMFIFYWGMLSSITPPVAIASFAAAGIAGSPAMKTGWESMWVGSIIYFIPFFFVLNPALVLQGPSPYLAGLGLMALAAFGTLFICGGIQGYQPFVGDLRGAGSLEWPIRVLLVIGGFVVATPGGGIMPLSQMQVTLLGLAILVPTVLLALLLVRRQTVVPDGLRAP
- a CDS encoding TAXI family TRAP transporter solute-binding subunit encodes the protein MLRGLLVLAPALVAGISFASTRYSFAEDVKLPATLTFTAYDTGTAGFNIAVGVGKMMKDKFGTDVRVLPAGNDVARLAPLRAKRAASAAMGSGTYFAQEGVFEFGSREWGPQPLQILLSTVDCNCGSLAVAADTGVKELKDLKGKRVGFVVGSPALNQNSLAVLAFAGLTQKDVKVVEFASYGAMWKGLINNDTDAAFGTTITGPAKEAETSPRGLVWPPLPAKDKEGWARMQKVGSFFFPQVATCGAGITPEKPIELGNYPYPIFVTYASQPADQVYAITKAMIVNYDAYKDSAPGAGGLAADRQTKNWVVPVHPGAVKALKEAGQWSDAQEAHNTRLIKRQEVLGAAWADYGKSNPPADDKTFLEGWMKARAAALAKAGMPNGFED
- a CDS encoding biotin/lipoyl-containing protein translates to MPEIKIVTEVAGRICATPVQVGGTVADGDDVVVVEAMKMEIPVPSPASGTITSLLVKLDDVVAEGQAIAIVAN